The following nucleotide sequence is from Anopheles stephensi strain Indian chromosome 3, UCI_ANSTEP_V1.0, whole genome shotgun sequence.
AACCGTAAATCATCTACGTAATAAGGGGAATGCTGTGCTAAAAGCACATTAATTTTccagaaaaaccaaaccaccaGAACATGCCAATTACGGATAAAGAAAAATGCATTGCAAGGTAACCCATCGACAGTCCCGTGCCGACAAGGGGGTTGACCGCAATGACCTAAAGCatgctaattaattgaaactcGTCAATACATCAATTGCGCTAGCGTCACTAATAAACCATCTGCAGTATGCCGCGTTGGTTCCTGcgcttttttcgcttttttttcttggttcaCCCTACCCGATGCGGTTCAATTCTTCATTTCGGGAAGGAACTCAGGGTGAGGAGGCACTCCAATTACACCATCGGATCGGTTTTATTTCCGGCTTAACGATGCCTTGTACGGGCGATGCCCATCTGCCCTGCGACCGTTCCAACGGGGTGAAATGATGTTTTTCTTGCCACCTGCGCAACCTGTGTGACCGGAACTCACCCCCCTCCTACGTGGGGGGGTCACCAACCTCGAACCTCGAGTCTGTTCTGTTTCGTGTACATGCAACATTTGATTTCGACCAACGAAACCACGAACAAACGGCCACCATCAACCGAACTCGAACCACAATCGATGCTTTCACCTTCAATAAAGGTTAATTGAAATCACTGGTtcaagtctttttttttcgctcttacTCTCTGCGTGAAACTGTAGAAGAAGCGAATCGAACTTTTTTCGCCGTTCGCTCTAGGCACTTCGAAATTTTGACATTGGCTAAGTTCCAACAGACCAATTACGCCTACGGAGCGGGAAGCATCATGCATCAGTTTTTGCTCCCATTTTCTTTCCGCTCCTACGAACCACACGAATGTAACCCTTTGTGGAGTTGGATCCGGTTCAAAAAGATGCACCAGTTCCAAAATGGAGGGGTAGAAAATGGGGGGGTGGGAAAAAAGTCCTGGAAAACTGCTAAAAACAGAATCAAAGCCTATGGTTTGTACGGTCGATAGCattatcctttttttggtGTAGCGCAAAAACCAATAAACTCTCCTGGGCCTTTGATGTTAATGTACCAGCATTGATGGGTTGGACGCGCGTTCCGTATTATTCCAGCAGTCTTTCAATATCTGTGAGTGACAGCGAAATTGAGCGCACAGAAATTGTATTAGCGTGTAAGCCATTACCAAAAAGCGGCGTACCTGCAGTTGATCAAATTATGGGAGAACAGCTTTTGATACACTGGCGAAAGCCAGATAAACCAATTGTTGATTCTCCCCCGTAATTGAACACAATtagaaattatttattcattattaTCGTTCGATTTTTTCCCATTGCAGAAAAATATCCGCCCACGAGTTCGAACGGGGTGGGCTGCTAAAACCGATCGTGAACACCATCGACGGCACACCGACGTTCCTGAGCATAAGCCCACAAAATGAATCCTCAGCGGCGGGCAGTGCCCAGTGCTGCCCGAACGGTGTCGCGTACTGTGGAGCCAACCTGCGACCACTTCGCCTATCCCGCAACGAGCTCAAACAGCTCGATGAACGGGAGCTCATATTCGAGCTGGTAAGTCCTGTCGCTCGGCCAATCCCACGCACCGGGACCGGACGGGGGTGATACTGAAGCTTAAACGTACTAATCCTAATCTAACTTTTCAGGTGAAGGACATTTGCAACGATCTCGACGTCCGCTCGCTGTGTCACAAAATCCTGCAAAATGTGTCAATTCTGCTGAATGCCGATCGTGGCTCACTGTTCCTGGTGCAGGGCAAGAGTACCTGCGGTGGCGACAATACCAAAAAGTACGTATTATTATCGATGGGGCGGATGGATATCATTAGCAGCGCAAacgaaacccccccccccccctccacacTATCCAACAAGTTGGGAACCACACCGGCAAGAAAATGTCTGCTTCCGACGAAAACCGTTCTTTTGATTCGGGTTTCGGAACCGAAACATATTATTATTTGAGGGCGCGATCGATCACATTGACTTCTGCCgaaggcataaattggaaagTCTATCCGGTTTATTTCGATGTCGATACttccaacatcatcatcgcgcGTCGGAACCCACCCGAGAACCGACGAACGTTGACTGACTTTGTGTGTTGCCTTGCGGCGATGCTGCCTTGCTCGTTTATGTTGTGCACGAGAATGCGATCCAGTAACACACGGGCGGCTGGCTCGTACACGTTCCCGGTATTGCTATTTTTGTCGGTGCAAAAGTGCTTTCTAATTCCTTGCGATGCATTTATCAATTAGCGGTCGGATTATGTTTCATTACATATAATCATGCAACCATCAAGGGTATTCGGTCGAAGTGACTTGTTTACTGCTACGTCGACGAACCGAGGGAAACCCAACGAATGTGGCCGGGGGGGGAAGATACGTCATTATTTTGTACACTTTCGGGCATATTCTTACAAATACTCGGCGCACCGAGCAGAAAATTTGCTGAGCCTATCAATTTGCCCACGTTACCTGCCATTGCTCCTTTTGTTGAACCAGTGAAGGAAGTTTTTTGGGGTGAAGCACGTGCGTGTGCTTCTTACTTCCGAGGAAAAACTCACACCTGTCAACAAGACACATTTTGGCGCTAGCTCGGTATGTGTCGCGTGCATTAATTAGTGTTCCAAGTGTCAAGTTCAGTGGCAGGAATGGCATAAGGACGGGCATTAAAAGTCTTAGGGACATGACACCCGGACCGTAGATATGAGCTACTGACGCGAACACGACAAATTGCTGTTACAGAACTTGCTGTGGATAATGTTGGAAAGTGTCATAAAAAACTTTCAGTTGATTTTCGAAACTCGCGATCGAATGCTTTGGGTATGCTGCTGCTAATAAACCAGCGttggaaaatttgaatttcttGCTAAATCGGACATATTTGCAAAGCTATTTTTAGGTATCTACTATTTCTTCTTGGGTTAACTGGCTTGCCATGACATTCGAGAAGCAGTCCAATTTGATACCCGTTCAAAGCCGTTTGAATGAGTTACTGAACCTCTTCTCCTCATGATTTTACTTCAAATTTCTGATGAAAACCCTGCATTCTTCTCTGGCGACAGGCATTACCCTCGCTATCCAACCATGATTTCGAACACACTAAAAATAAATCCGTTTATACTCCTACAATATCGGGCAATTTTACCTAATCCTTCCATGATCTTCTGCTAAATTAATTTCGATCGGAATTCCGATGAAATATGGTCGGATATTTTTGGTGCTACCGGAACAACAACGTTCGCCCGAAAATGCTCaccggctgctgctgtgcaCCACTTGAGACAATTTGTATTTGATTTCTAACCGTGTGCTGCGCTTTCGGCGTAATGTTTGGGCGCTATTATACTACACTCGAGCGGAATTCAATTCATTACTGCAAGCTCTGCCGAGAATAGACTACGGCGACGACGGCACCCAACATTCCTCGTGTCGGTATGAAGGTGGTAGGAAACGCGGCCGGAAGGCGTTTATCCATGACAGTTGGTAGGTTGGTTTGGTTCTTCGTAAACCGATGGCTCCAACCATGCTTTCGGGCGCACAAACAATCCATCATGCGATATGTGATGAACCTTACGTGAACCGTCAAGTACTCAGCTGCTCTCTAATGAAAATATATTCAAGACAATTTTTTCCCATTACCGCGCCATAGTACAGCAGTGCcagcggattttttttttgcccactCGGTTCCGTTGTTTCAGCCGGAAAACAACGACGGTCCGTCGTTTGTTGGTTCCGTAGCTGCAAGCCACAACTGCCTGGCCGGCCCCCTCCAGCACCGGAGGAAGTCCTTGATATTGTGATGGATTTTTACTTTTCCTCTCGCATCGCACTCCGTCACAAAACGCATTCTCggtgctgtgtttgtttttccctttaaGTGCTTTTGTTGGTAGTAGCACATCGTCGTCCGTAGGATGGATGGGTACCGCAGGCCAAGCGTATGACATGTGGCGAATCCTACGCCCTACATCGTGTGTGACACAGCGCTGAAAACTCTGGCCGACCTGGTCGTCGAGCTGGTGGTGTTTTGTTGGCTTTGTTTCATTATAATTAATGTGATGTTTGCAGCATAAGtaatcaattttcatttgGCAAGCACAGAACGACGCCACCTACCCGGAGGAGGCACACACCACAAGACAATGATGGGAGGCTACGGTCGTTAGGTGGAGTCGAGGTGGGGTTGGGGGTCCTGTGCTTTTGGGTCGAATCTCAGATGCCTGAAGATTGAAAGATAGTGATTTAATGTTGTTGTCCCATCGCTCTGCACGCTCGAAATTTGAAATTATCTGCCGAAAGGCCGCCACGAAAACGATCCCCTTTGTATGGTGGAGGgatatattttattcataCGCATCGAAAGCTCCCCAAAGCCGGCCAGAGTTCAGGGGTTCAGCAGTGGGTTGGCATAATAAATTGGCACCGCATGCAAAAAGCACGGAACTTACCTGTGTCCGCATGGCAACCCGGGTGATGTAGCCGATGGCGGGATCCGTCATGGCTTTCAATTTCCGGTTTGCGGCTAATAGGCGGTGATAGGATTCCCGCCGATAATTTATTAATCCCCCCCGCCCGTTCCGCGTGATgggagcgtgtgtgagtgcgtttcGTGTTCGGAAATGCGTAGAATCGGTCATCGGTCAGATTCAGCGGGCAGCGATGCAATCCGACGAAACCTTCCTGACCCAGAGCACTTGGAGCATGATTCCGCCCGGGGTGATCCTGTAATCCGATTCCCTGATTGGGTTGCTACCAATTGCTGGCCGTGCATTTAAACCATCGCTGATTTATTTCCGTTTTCTTGCAGATGCTTAGTATCGAAACTGTTCGATGTGTGCTCTAACAGTACGCTCGAGGAGATGGAACAGCAGGACGAGGTGAAGGTGGCCTGGGGCACCGGCATCGCTGGACACGTTGCCGAAAGTGGTGAACCTGTAAATATACCGGATGCTTACCAGGTGAGTACCGTATCCAAGAGAATacgagaagagagagagagagtgggatAGAGTTTAAGTAGCGCTGTTTATTATGTCCTTTGCTGCATAATTGATGGGTTGTTTGGACGGTTGGAAGGACGGGGTTGGGTTAGTTGGGCAGACACAACACAACTTCTGCTCCTCTATATATCTCTAAATCCAGCAAAAGCAACACCCCCCTCCACTAACACAATCTGACGAGAACCACCTGTTGGCGCGCGGGCTCCATACTCTCCGTGCGCACGGCTAGTGGCGAAGGTCTTTGTTTGCAAGTTCAAGCAATTCAACCTTTCCCCGTGCAAGGGTTTTGGGGGTTCGGCTAACAGTTTCACGGCGGGCATGGAATATTTATTAGCACTGCTGAACTCAATAAGAATTCATTTGTCCCCGAACAGCAAACCGAACCGCACTACCACCGGATGATGGTGGGCGGCAGGTACGAACGTCAGGAACAAAATAATCTACCAGAGGCTTTTATTTCGGATTTGGTTTTTAGTGTTGCACGTGATGAAAGATTTATTGGCTTATTGTCTTGCTTCGTACAATGGAAAAGGGATCACAATCGGTTTGTGATTCAACTGTTCCTTCTTTTTAGCTTAATTAGCACCGAATGTGCTAGCGCACCAGGTAGTTGCTCATGAATAGAGGATGAGTTTGGCTAACCTCTAGCTTTTCGGCATGTTCTTGACAGAGATACGTTGAATCCGTTGGTAATGTACCGAGCTCTCACGCAAAGAAATTCGTAGTATGGAGCGTGTACCGTGTCACTCACATTTGTTGGCAGTTGTACACAACTTtaggcttcttcttcttccttggcactacagcaacctcgagaggtctcggcctgccattgctggctttctgtgacttaattttacccgtagtaaaaagtagtcagccttacgtacgggtaggcggtctggataggatttgagccccggccctgctccgtgtgaagaccgtcaccgttgtcgcctcggccaccggaccccCCCATTAGCCCAACTTTAGGCTGCCCGGTAGTAAATGCGATAACggggccggtcttcacacagaaggacctgggttcaaatttcatctgggccgtttcccCATAATGAggcctgactatccaacttacttacttatcaggcgctacaaccgctttgcggacttggcctgctgcaacaatcctcaatACCGCTCACGATTTAGCActgtcgtctgccaatccgttatcccggccgttctggcggacgcatcaacgccatcactccatctcaatttgggcctaccacgcctcctctatccgtgtggacggcctaaaaagactttacgggctgggtcgtccggtgtcattctcatgacgtgatcaGCCTACCGAAGTCTGGCGATTCTAATTCattgcacgatggtgagatcatcgtacagctcgtagaactcgtcattgtagcggctcctccattgtccttccacacacacagaaatggcaggcatgaccttaaacTTCAATGTAACGGGGACTCTACTGTTATCTCCTAAAATTATCTGAACGTCTCAAATTCTCTGTAACTTCTACCGTATACTAATGAACTGCAAATTTACATTCGGTACTCTTTACATCACATTTattcaacacaaaaacactacTTGTTAGACGTAGTTTAAGCAATCAAGTTAGAAGTTAGGTTACACTTCAGTAAAACCAGCTACAATAAGTCTGGAGCGACTCAACCTAGTTGACGCTCGGGCTAGTGGGCAGATACTTGTCCGGATCAACGTTAGCCTCCGATTTCTCCATGCCCGTGTACTGCGGCTCAATGGTCTTGGTCATGATGCCAAGGCTCTGCTGCAGATGCCACCGGCGGGTAGCACGCAGCGTCTTTGCCCGACGAATTGCGCTGGCCAGCATGAACGCACAGACGGCTCCCAAAACCTGCACGAACGCGACGGCAACCGTACCGGTTGCGATCAGCACCGAACCCTGCGAGATCAGCCACGAGAGGCGCGAGTAGCAACCGTAATCCCGTGGAATGCATTCGCCATCGACCGGAGGAGCTGCACAGCAAGTTTCCGGGTACTCCATCACAACGCCGTCCGATGGCAAGAATTGTGCCCAATCGCTAAATCCATCAACACCGCAACATTCAAGCTGGTTCGGGAGGGAAAAGTTGGAACAACGATCAACATTGCTGTCTACGGTGTAAGCGACCCGAGACTTACCGTGTTCTGCAGCATATCGATCGGATTGCGGTAACCTTCCTGCTGCTTATAGTCTCGCATCGAATCGAAGATCTTCTGACGCACCATCATCTCCACCTGTCCGCGCATCACAAACGCGGTAATGGCTGCCGCCAGCTGTAACACAAACACGCTCAACAGCAACACACCATACTGCGGAGGGTAGGAAAGAAGATCGAGTTGAGCTCTCCTACCGATTGTTCACCGATGTTTCCCCCCCATCTACTTACAATGTTGATCATGGCAGTGCTTTCCTTCAGCGCACCGACACACCCGAACAGAGCAATCACCAGCAGAATGATGCCGATGGCAATGAGCAGATTCGGTGGCACGAAGAAGTGTGAGTCGATAAAGTTCTGGAAATCGTCGAACAGATTACCGATGGCCACAGCCATCGACAGCAGCATCGCGGCCACTACCTGGGGATGGGAAAGCGAGACCAAACCGGAATGTGTTTAGCAGCACACCTTCATTGGTGGTGGAACGTTTTCCTGACTCATCTTGTCTGTGCCTCCCACCTCGCTAAGTACAAAAGTCCCCGGTGAGGTGATGGCAAGATAACGACGCCCGATACGCATCGAAACACTCAGTGTCTAAGCAAGGATTGGTGGTGAAATTCCGCCGCAACACATCCGGTCAGCTGATCGAATCCGATCATATTTCAAATTGCTTGACCCCACACCTTCATGCACTTACCGCGAACGTAATGCTGATGACGAAGATCATGTACTTCACACACTTCATGTTCATATTGAGCTCGTACCGTTCCGACGCCATGTTGGGGGCTTTCTGACTCCCTGAACCGCTGCCACAGAACAAACGTGACTTTCTCACTCGGAAAAGTTTTGCTCCTGTGCTTGCCAAGGTCTTCAAAACTTGTACACCTCACACGATCGTCGTCGCCAAACAGTTACAGCAAGTGGCTAGTATTCTGGTACCGAACTGAAACGCAAATGGTGTCGCAGGTCCCAACGCTGTGACTGCTGTGGTACACTGGAAAAAAGGGCGACTGGTGTTATCTTATCAGTCGGCAAACAAAGATACCACCGGGTTTGACACCATTTGCTCGTCGCCCCGGGTTTTCTGACGCcgtaatggtggtggtggtggtgatcacAATTACACCAGCGCGCGTATGTTCCTCCTTAATTGCTGAAGAATTGTTGTTCCTTTCGATGGTGCCCGAAGCCTCACTCACCTTATCAGCACCGTCCCTTGTTGTGGAGCATTGCCACACTGCACGGCACCACACAGGTGGATATTGTAGGGTGCAGGTTGGAAAATCGATATTACCGTCGCAGCATGGTATTGGTGACTCGGGGGGCCGAGGGGTGAGAGATTCTACCAGTATTTCAGTAGAATACTGCCCCGGAACCCGAAAAACCACAACATCTACCGGTCTCCTCCTGGTGGTGGGTTCGCATGGATGATACTCGGGTTCTTCTCCGTTCTGATCCATAGTTAGGTCATAACTTCCTTCACTAGAAGGCGCTAGTTTAGACAGAAGCATCAGTAGCACACATCAaaaagcccccccccctccccctcacCTCCCAAAGGGTcaaatacaaacaaataaagcatCAAAAGTCTGTTTACTTCAAACTTTCTGTTGGTGGAAACCATGATTCATGGTTggaattcaaataaatacaaaCCTGCCATTGAGCCCTTTATCTTGCtctacagacacacacgcacacgcattcATTAAGTGATAGAATGTGGGTGGGGGTGgttttgtatttgtgtgtatgtgtgtgttgttcgtAGCTAGAGAGTGATAATATGAAACTCGCCCCATATAAAAGCAATTGCCTGGCCCATTCAGTGTCGCACGAAACCACTCAAACACACCATTTCATAATGCTAATGTGCGTTTCGCAATATGCCGCTAGCCGGTCGGATAAATCCCCCCTGGCaaaattcatttcatttcacccTTCCACTAACTGGACTAGTGAAAATTCTAATTTTACCCAAATCCACTCATTCTTCCCGGTTTGCAGTGCTGGGAGTAGTCTCCTATCTAAGCTCCACTCTAAACCCTGGCCAACTTTCCCATTAGACGGCTTACATCCTGTCCGTCcattggttgctgtttttcGTACAGCTCGACCCGTTTCGTACTGCAGCTGAAAAATCCCGCAATACACTACACCACTAAAGCTAATGGTGCACACGTTCTCGATGCACTTCCACCGGTACGAACAGTTCGGTAATCTCCCACTTCCACATAATCCAGGGAAGCTTCGGCTGCTTTAAGTCAGCGTACCACTTCTTGTCGTTGCTGTGCTGCCTCTGCTCTCCGCACCGGAGCGGTACAGATAGCAAGACACGAACCACTTGCCGAAGGATGGATGCATACTTTATTGCAAACCTTCGCTTCATTTGCTGCACACTACCACTACGATGTAACCAACTGGCCCTGGCGGTGACaaacggtttgttttgttaaattaatCACATAAAACATCATTAATGATTCATTACCGAACCCACACACCCGCTTGTTGAATGTGCTGTTTCCGGatacatttttgtttattaagtTGCTTAAGCTGGATTCAAATACACCTCCTAATGCTATGCAAATATCAACCCGTTTGGTTTTGGGTCTTTTGGGGGCctcttttgtttatttgtcgtgcgtgtgtgtgtgtgtgtgtgtgggaaccGTTAGAAATGAGGCACCACCTGGTTCGACTTCGGCTCCAATTGGTCCTGAACGCGACGCAAAATTGCGATGGTGGTTTgtggttttaattttcaatccGCATTCAATCGTACATTTCATAGTTATTTTCCACCACGTCTACGGGCGTACCGGAATCACTGATTATAAATATGCTAATGAATGCATTGGGGTTTTGTCGGATGGGTTTTGTGGAAAATTTCGGACCAAATGAATGAAATAACCTATTGTTTGGATTCCGGTTGATGAGCAAATATCGGGTAAATTTAATGCGAACTGTGCGTTGCACACCATTATTTGCAACACGAAAACAATATCATTAGCGCATCTGGACTGTGTGATGATTTCCTGGAAAGGCGTCATTATCTAGCAGAGAAtaaggttttcctttttaatcTAATTTTAGAACCTCAAATAAATATTCTCGTTCGATAGAAGAATTATGGGCACCCATTTTTGCTAGTataaattaatttgcaatGGTAAAACCATATGGTTTCCGTAACCATTGTCCGTAGCTCCTACTTCCTACTACCTCCTAGCCCTGAATAAATCTGGGAATTTTTTGTCCGAATCCATAAGAATTtaagtaattaaaaaatatctatGGATGCATACAAGTTTAGCTACGAAACAATATTGAATcactggttttttgtttgttttaattttcctctTCCATTTTATTCTCGCCCTAGGATGAACGCTTCAACCGGGAAATCGATGTACAAACTGGCTACCGTACAAAGGCGCTGCTCTGCATGCCAATCAAGGATGCGTCCGGGGACGTGGTTGGAGTCGCGCAAGTGATAAACAAACAGGGTGATCAGTGCTTCAGCACCGCGGACGAGAAGGTAAGCATTAGGCAGGGGGGGAGGAGGTGGTTATAGAAGGGTTCCATTCCACACTACATACACCCAGCCAGCCGAAACTTGATTAATAGTTGGACTGCGGGCAGTTGGTCGAGTCCGCATTTTCCTAAAATTCCTCCGGGCAGCTTTTAATTATGTGCGCTATCCATCAAACGTTCGCGAGTCACCGAAATCCGGTGACGCGTCTGAACTTTGataatcaattaaaattaaataacgaGCACATGTGCTAAATAAAGGGAGCACCGTCGAGAGGTGGCACTGGGAATAGTGTTGGGTAAAATTGTTTTACCGGCTCTTCAAATTCAACGGGTTTTGTTGTACTTGTTGAGTGTGTTTTCATTTCGAATAGctgcggggaaaaaaaatcgtttgacCGCACATGTTTAATTAGAAGGATAAAGGCTGCTCGTGCATGGCGGTGCacgtttttttcatttttgggttttttttgtcgagttcgtgtttttttatgCACTCGTTTACTCTTACAATGATTGTGTGTCAGTTGCGCAATAAATTCAACTTTAGACTTCACTGATACGGCCACAATTTTCTGAAACTGGCCGTATTTTCACTGATAAGGCCacaaagtctgaatagatgccccccccactcacgggcactcatttttgcaactgaggtACGCAAAAGGGtatctttttcagactttttactattattatttgtttgtttattatttttaattattataaattattattaccaaaaaaatcacatttttgcttgacttttacctaaattgaAGGAAACttagttgcaaaaatgagtgcccgTGAGGAGCGGCGGgcgcatctattcagactttagcccaaTTTTCTGACTGGCAAACGTATCCCAACTGGTCAGAATAAATATTAATGAATTCGTCAATTATTTTTTGAATCGTTTCAACATTTGTTTACAGTTACCCAagtatatttaaatatttttggccctcagatattttttaaaataaatttttcggATACTTTTGGGTTAGCTCCGATttttaaaatctatttttcGACCATCTTTTGCAGTTAAAGTTCTATTATCTATTTAATGATGTGCGATTAAATGATTTGTAACAATTGCCCCCTgtggcggttcggtggccgaggcgatagcggtgccgatcttcacacgacaggacaagggtacaaatcccatccagaagacccgcctccccatacgcagggctTGACTTTgaactactttgctacgggtaaaatcaagtcacagaaatggTACA
It contains:
- the LOC118510106 gene encoding CD63 antigen-like; its protein translation is MASERYELNMNMKCVKYMIFVISITFAVVAAMLLSMAVAIGNLFDDFQNFIDSHFFVPPNLLIAIGIILLVIALFGCVGALKESTAMINIYGVLLLSVFVLQLAAAITAFVMRGQVEMMVRQKIFDSMRDYKQQEGYRNPIDMLQNTLECCGVDGFSDWAQFLPSDGVVMEYPETCCAAPPVDGECIPRDYGCYSRLSWLISQGSVLIATGTVAVAFVQVLGAVCAFMLASAIRRAKTLRATRRWHLQQSLGIMTKTIEPQYTGMEKSEANVDPDKYLPTSPSVN